One genomic segment of Vibrio sp. SCSIO 43136 includes these proteins:
- the folB gene encoding bifunctional dihydroneopterin aldolase/7,8-dihydroneopterin epimerase: MALDTVFIEQLEVITTIGVYDWEQEIKQKLVLDIEMAHDNRPAGQSDDVVDALDYSKVSEAVLNHIEQGRFLLVERVAEEVAQIIQQQFQVPWVKIRLAKPGAVAQARSVGVVIERGTR, translated from the coding sequence ATGGCGCTAGATACTGTTTTTATCGAACAACTTGAAGTTATCACCACCATTGGTGTGTATGACTGGGAACAAGAAATCAAACAAAAACTTGTTCTGGACATTGAAATGGCTCATGACAATCGTCCTGCTGGTCAAAGTGATGACGTAGTTGATGCGCTAGATTACTCAAAAGTGAGTGAAGCGGTGTTAAACCATATCGAACAAGGCCGATTCCTGTTGGTGGAGCGAGTGGCTGAAGAAGTAGCACAGATCATCCAGCAACAGTTTCAAGTGCCTTGGGTGAAGATCCGCTTAGCGAAGCCGGGCGCGGTTGCACAGGCTCGCAGTGTCGGTGTTGTGATTGAGCGAGGAACTCGATGA
- the plsY gene encoding glycerol-3-phosphate 1-O-acyltransferase PlsY, with protein MSAIALIMIVAAYLLGSISSAVLICRLFGLEDPRNTGSKNPGATNVLRSGSKLAAALVLFFDMLKGTIPVWLSWYLKVDEVLLGLIAIAACLGHMYPLFFHFKGGKGVATAIGAMAPMGLDLTGMLMGCWLLVVGITRYSSFAAIATSLVAPLFTWWVRPEFTLPVSMLCCLIILRHHQNIRRLFEGTEPKVGKKV; from the coding sequence ATGTCTGCGATTGCGCTAATCATGATCGTTGCCGCCTATCTGTTAGGCTCGATTTCGAGTGCAGTATTGATCTGTCGGCTGTTTGGCTTAGAAGACCCACGTAACACAGGCTCGAAAAACCCTGGTGCGACCAATGTGCTGCGCAGTGGTTCTAAACTTGCTGCCGCTTTAGTGCTTTTCTTCGATATGCTCAAAGGCACCATTCCGGTATGGCTAAGCTGGTACCTTAAAGTGGATGAAGTGCTGCTTGGGTTGATCGCCATCGCTGCTTGTTTGGGTCACATGTATCCGCTCTTTTTCCACTTTAAAGGCGGCAAAGGCGTTGCGACAGCGATTGGCGCTATGGCACCCATGGGACTTGATCTAACTGGAATGCTGATGGGGTGTTGGCTGTTAGTGGTCGGCATTACCCGTTACTCATCTTTTGCAGCGATTGCGACATCACTGGTTGCTCCACTGTTTACTTGGTGGGTGAGACCAGAATTTACTTTACCCGTCTCCATGCTGTGCTGCTTAATCATCTTGCGTCATCACCAAAACATCCGCAGGCTTTTCGAAGGCACCGAGCCTAAAGTGGGTAAAAAAGTATGA
- a CDS encoding alpha/beta fold hydrolase, translating to MPSFTRHGQTMHYQDVGQGPVILFGHSYLWDSHMWQPQVAELSKSYRCIVPDLWAHGESQSLPTQTRTLSDYAADLLALMDHLDVEQFSIVGLSVGGMWGAELTSLAPARVKSLVLMDTFVGLEPEVTHAKYFSMLNTIGEKAQVPAPLVEAIVPLFFSDAPAEELKQNFAAYLSALEGQAAKDVAQVGRMVFGRRDQFEALENFALPVLIAVGQQDKPRPVFESYLMNDAITGSELVVVPNAGHIANLENPQFVTDMLTGFLAKVYA from the coding sequence ATGCCTAGTTTTACTCGCCATGGGCAGACGATGCATTATCAAGATGTCGGCCAAGGCCCTGTGATTCTGTTTGGTCACAGCTACTTATGGGACAGCCACATGTGGCAACCGCAAGTGGCGGAATTAAGCAAATCTTATCGTTGCATTGTGCCTGATCTTTGGGCTCACGGTGAGTCGCAATCACTGCCAACACAAACGCGAACCTTAAGTGACTATGCAGCCGATCTATTGGCGCTGATGGATCACTTAGACGTGGAGCAATTTTCGATTGTTGGACTCTCAGTTGGTGGTATGTGGGGGGCAGAACTCACTTCACTTGCACCAGCTCGAGTTAAGTCATTGGTACTGATGGATACCTTTGTTGGGTTAGAGCCCGAAGTGACTCATGCTAAATACTTCTCGATGCTAAACACCATTGGTGAAAAAGCCCAAGTGCCCGCCCCACTGGTGGAAGCGATTGTTCCGTTGTTCTTCTCTGATGCTCCAGCAGAAGAGCTCAAGCAGAATTTTGCCGCTTATTTAAGTGCACTAGAAGGTCAAGCGGCGAAAGATGTGGCTCAAGTAGGTCGAATGGTGTTTGGCCGCCGAGATCAGTTTGAAGCACTGGAAAACTTTGCTTTGCCAGTATTGATTGCCGTAGGTCAACAAGACAAACCTCGACCAGTGTTCGAGTCGTATTTGATGAATGATGCGATCACTGGCAGTGAGTTGGTGGTAGTACCCAATGCGGGCCATATTGCCAATCTAGAAAATCCGCAGTTTGTGACCGATATGTTGACTGGCTTTCTCGCCAAAGTTTACGCTTAA
- the tsaD gene encoding tRNA (adenosine(37)-N6)-threonylcarbamoyltransferase complex transferase subunit TsaD: MRILGIETSCDETGIAIYDDEQGLLSHQLYSQVKLHADYGGVVPELASRDHVKKTIPLIKAAMAEANVTPQELDGIAYTAGPGLVGALLVGATIGRSLAYAWDVAAVPVHHMEGHLLAPMLEDNPPPFPFVALLVSGGHTMIVEVKGIGEYQILGESIDDAAGEAFDKTAKLMGLDYPGGPLLSRLAENGTPGRFKFPRPMTDRPGLDMSFSGLKTFAANTIAANGDDDQTRADIAYAFQEAVCATLVIKCKRALEQTGMKRVVIAGGVSANKQLRADLEALMNKIGGEVYYPRTEFCTDNGAMIAYAGMQRLKNQEVADLSVEARPRWPIDQLEPLK; encoded by the coding sequence ATGCGCATTTTAGGTATTGAAACCTCTTGTGATGAGACGGGTATCGCCATCTATGATGATGAGCAGGGGCTATTGTCCCATCAGCTGTATAGTCAAGTAAAACTGCACGCCGACTACGGCGGCGTAGTGCCAGAGTTGGCGTCACGTGACCATGTAAAGAAGACCATTCCTTTGATTAAAGCGGCGATGGCTGAAGCGAACGTAACGCCACAAGAGCTGGATGGCATAGCCTACACCGCAGGTCCGGGTCTGGTTGGCGCATTATTGGTTGGCGCGACCATTGGTCGTAGCCTAGCGTATGCTTGGGATGTGGCGGCAGTACCTGTACATCACATGGAAGGGCATCTGCTTGCGCCTATGCTGGAAGATAATCCACCGCCGTTCCCATTTGTCGCACTACTGGTATCTGGTGGTCACACCATGATCGTGGAAGTGAAAGGCATTGGTGAATATCAGATCCTTGGCGAATCAATTGATGATGCAGCAGGAGAGGCGTTTGATAAAACGGCTAAGCTGATGGGGCTGGATTACCCTGGTGGTCCATTGCTGTCTCGTCTGGCGGAAAACGGCACCCCAGGTCGCTTTAAGTTTCCACGCCCGATGACAGATCGTCCGGGACTGGACATGAGTTTCTCCGGCCTTAAAACGTTTGCTGCCAACACTATTGCAGCGAATGGTGATGACGATCAGACCCGCGCTGATATCGCATATGCCTTCCAAGAAGCGGTTTGTGCCACACTGGTGATTAAGTGTAAACGAGCGCTAGAGCAAACGGGCATGAAGCGCGTGGTAATCGCTGGTGGCGTGAGTGCTAACAAGCAGCTGCGTGCCGATTTAGAAGCGCTAATGAACAAGATTGGTGGCGAAGTCTATTATCCTCGCACCGAGTTCTGTACTGATAACGGCGCTATGATTGCTTATGCGGGCATGCAACGCCTTAAGAACCAAGAGGTGGCGGATTTGTCTGTTGAAGCTCGCCCTCGTTGGCCTATCGATCAGCTAGAGCCTCTTAAATAA
- the rpsU gene encoding 30S ribosomal protein S21, with protein sequence MPVVKVRENEPFDVALRRFKRSCEKAGILSEVRRREHYEKPTTVRKRAKAAAQKRHAKKLARENARRVRLY encoded by the coding sequence ATGCCAGTAGTTAAAGTACGTGAAAACGAACCGTTCGACGTAGCTCTACGTCGTTTCAAGCGCTCTTGCGAAAAAGCAGGTATCCTTTCTGAAGTGCGTCGTCGTGAGCACTACGAGAAACCAACTACCGTTCGCAAACGCGCTAAAGCAGCTGCTCAAAAGCGTCACGCTAAGAAGCTAGCTCGCGAAAACGCACGTCGCGTTCGCCTGTACTAA
- a CDS encoding GatB/YqeY domain-containing protein, with translation MALIDKLKEEQKLAMKAKDKPRLGTIRLALSAIKQREVDEQITLGEDDIIAVLTKMVKQRRDSVAQYESAGRQDLADVEKAEIAVLEDFMPQPLTDEEVTALIEAAIAESGAAGMQDMGKVMGVLKPQIQGRADMGKVSGLVRSKLA, from the coding sequence ATGGCTCTAATTGATAAACTCAAAGAAGAGCAAAAATTAGCGATGAAAGCCAAGGACAAACCGCGCCTTGGCACTATTCGTTTAGCTCTTTCAGCAATCAAGCAACGTGAAGTTGACGAACAGATCACTCTGGGCGAAGACGACATCATTGCCGTGCTGACTAAAATGGTTAAACAACGTCGCGACTCTGTAGCTCAATACGAATCAGCAGGTCGTCAAGACCTAGCCGACGTGGAAAAAGCAGAAATCGCTGTGCTTGAGGATTTTATGCCTCAACCGCTTACTGATGAAGAAGTAACTGCGCTTATTGAAGCGGCAATTGCTGAATCTGGTGCTGCGGGCATGCAAGACATGGGCAAAGTGATGGGCGTTTTGAAGCCACAAATTCAAGGGCGTGCAGATATGGGTAAAGTGAGCGGTTTAGTTCGTTCTAAACTGGCTTAA